The Thermocrinis ruber genome has a window encoding:
- a CDS encoding outer membrane protein assembly factor BamD encodes MKSDMLGRWFFIAFILSLLFSCAKVTEEKRAKLAVELYSEGMSAYGNRDYKKAVEKLKEALKYLENLTPAQIKEIKLAIGESYYLSKDYVNAVVYFEDFLFNYPEAPESERVQYLLIDSYMKVAPDAYRDQTYTYKAIEKAKEFLNKYPNSAYADRVLEVLERAEKRLADHEYLVGKFYEDYGYYYSASLRYRDLLINYPEQVSQAEVLYRYIKSLLLVEKQAERRKRVYKKWIEEARKSLSSAKDEEEKKAIQKRIAFLEEQIKRWDDMARSSREEGLRLMEKYKETFGENSYYKELQRLAKR; translated from the coding sequence ATGAAATCAGACATGTTAGGTAGGTGGTTTTTTATCGCATTCATCCTATCCCTTCTGTTCTCCTGTGCGAAGGTAACAGAAGAAAAGAGGGCAAAGCTTGCGGTGGAGCTATACTCGGAGGGAATGTCTGCCTATGGCAACAGGGATTACAAAAAGGCTGTGGAAAAACTCAAGGAAGCCCTGAAGTATCTTGAAAACCTAACCCCTGCACAGATAAAGGAGATAAAGTTAGCGATAGGAGAAAGTTATTATTTGAGCAAAGACTATGTGAACGCGGTGGTTTATTTTGAGGACTTTCTCTTTAATTATCCAGAGGCGCCCGAATCAGAAAGGGTTCAATACCTACTCATAGACAGCTATATGAAAGTGGCACCCGATGCTTACAGGGATCAAACCTACACATACAAGGCAATAGAAAAGGCTAAGGAGTTTTTAAACAAATACCCAAACAGTGCGTATGCGGACAGAGTGTTAGAAGTGTTAGAAAGGGCTGAAAAAAGGCTTGCGGACCATGAATATCTCGTGGGCAAATTTTACGAAGACTATGGCTATTATTATTCAGCCAGCTTAAGATACAGAGACCTTCTGATAAATTATCCAGAACAGGTATCTCAGGCGGAGGTTCTCTACAGATACATAAAGTCCCTTCTGTTGGTGGAAAAGCAAGCAGAAAGAAGGAAGAGGGTATACAAAAAATGGATTGAGGAGGCAAGAAAGAGCTTGAGCTCTGCAAAGGACGAGGAAGAGAAAAAAGCAATTCAAAAGAGAATAGCCTTTTTGGAAGAGCAAATCAAAAGATGGGATGATATGGCAAGAAGTAGCAGAGAGGAAGGTCTAAGGCTTATGGAAAAGTACAAAGAGACCTTTGGAGAAAACAGTTACTACAAAGAACTACAAAGGTTGGCTAAGAGATAA
- the rsfS gene encoding ribosome silencing factor, whose translation MELLKKIVSLLEEKKGEDIVVLDVSKHTNIADYFVIVTANSAVHARALTDYLIESLSKEGIYPDHVEGLENAYWVLIDFMDIIVHIFQKEWRDYYDLEWLYSTARRVEV comes from the coding sequence ATGGAGCTTTTGAAAAAGATTGTCTCACTTCTTGAAGAGAAGAAGGGAGAAGATATAGTAGTATTGGATGTTTCTAAGCATACAAACATAGCGGACTACTTTGTTATAGTTACTGCCAACTCTGCTGTTCATGCCAGAGCCCTTACGGATTATCTGATTGAAAGTTTAAGTAAAGAGGGAATATACCCAGACCATGTGGAAGGTTTGGAAAACGCTTACTGGGTGCTCATAGACTTTATGGATATAATAGTTCATATCTTCCAAAAGGAATGGAGAGATTACTATGACCTTGAGTGGCTTTATTCAACCGCTAGGAGGGTTGAGGTTTGA
- a CDS encoding LapA family protein, whose protein sequence is MRFIKLILLIFLIVLFLVFVVQNTLIVEISFFNYKGYAPLFVLVLLSIFLGFLFAFLYFMPREWSLRRIVENLKEGVERLNRGFFLKAEQSFQGNPFTETFACYGAYEREDINKLLNFSSPLCALMLLKLHHIEEAQEKFERIIEREPDNLLALKGLRDINFLKGNLKDAVELQEKVLKNCEKWDRENQKKILAELLASLYITSKDQDYAEKAFDVYRTPLTYSAHILAYADSGKERDAIKLFERSFEDGLHNQILMILLGKEALLTKLMDIIERRRDQINTVVLALVYLRLGLFSKVKPLLEVLPDYYRTLAVSSSSHREEDRMCAKILEESLKAWECVCGTRYKEYTPMCANCLRWNKIELKL, encoded by the coding sequence TTGAGATTTATTAAGCTTATTCTCTTAATTTTTCTGATAGTCCTCTTTTTGGTTTTTGTGGTTCAGAACACCTTGATAGTGGAAATTTCTTTCTTTAATTACAAAGGATATGCTCCTCTATTCGTGTTGGTGCTTTTGAGTATTTTTCTTGGTTTTCTTTTTGCCTTTTTATACTTTATGCCAAGGGAGTGGTCCCTTAGGAGAATTGTGGAAAACCTCAAAGAGGGTGTTGAGAGGCTAAACAGAGGATTCTTTTTAAAAGCAGAACAGAGTTTTCAAGGAAATCCCTTCACGGAAACCTTTGCTTGCTACGGTGCCTACGAAAGGGAAGATATCAACAAACTTCTGAATTTTTCCAGTCCCCTTTGTGCGTTAATGCTTCTAAAACTACATCACATAGAAGAGGCTCAGGAGAAGTTTGAAAGGATTATAGAGCGGGAGCCTGATAACCTCTTAGCGTTGAAAGGACTAAGGGACATTAACTTTTTGAAGGGCAACTTAAAAGATGCGGTGGAGCTTCAGGAAAAGGTGTTAAAAAATTGTGAAAAGTGGGACAGGGAAAACCAAAAAAAGATTCTGGCTGAATTGCTGGCAAGCCTTTATATAACTTCCAAGGATCAAGATTATGCTGAGAAAGCCTTTGACGTTTATAGAACTCCTCTAACTTACTCCGCACATATACTTGCCTATGCTGATTCAGGAAAGGAAAGGGACGCGATAAAGCTCTTTGAAAGGAGCTTTGAGGATGGGCTTCATAACCAAATTTTGATGATTTTGCTAGGAAAAGAAGCTTTACTTACAAAGCTTATGGACATAATAGAAAGGCGAAGGGATCAGATAAACACAGTAGTTTTAGCTTTGGTCTATTTGCGTTTAGGTCTCTTTTCTAAGGTTAAACCTCTTTTAGAGGTCCTGCCAGACTATTACAGGACTTTGGCTGTATCTTCATCCTCCCATAGGGAAGAGGACAGGATGTGTGCAAAAATATTGGAAGAGTCTTTAAAAGCTTGGGAATGTGTTTGTGGAACACGTTACAAAGAATACACGCCCATGTGTGCAAATTGTTTAAGGTGGAATAAAATAGAATTGAAACTATAA
- the flgG gene encoding flagellar basal-body rod protein FlgG — protein sequence MFRALWTSASGMTAQQTNLDVISHNMANVNTVGFKKMRATFQDLVYQTIREPGAPTSPTTRNPSGFQIGLGVYVSDTYGIFTQGNIFQTGNQLDIAIQGDGFFKVVLPDGTIAYTRNGQFRLDAEGRIVNPDGYPLDPEITIPADAISVSISADGTVSVLRQGATAVEEVGRIELAKFINPAGLRRIGNNLFIQTDASGEPVIDNPGNQGLGTLLQGYLESSNVNIVEEMVSLIIAQRAFEFNTKGIIAADEMLGQAANLRR from the coding sequence ATGTTTAGAGCCCTTTGGACTTCAGCCTCTGGGATGACCGCCCAGCAAACAAACCTTGATGTAATATCCCACAATATGGCAAACGTTAATACAGTGGGCTTTAAGAAGATGAGGGCTACCTTTCAAGATTTGGTCTATCAAACTATAAGGGAGCCGGGGGCACCTACCTCACCAACCACCAGAAATCCCTCTGGCTTCCAAATAGGCTTGGGAGTCTATGTCTCTGATACCTACGGCATATTCACACAGGGAAACATATTTCAAACGGGAAACCAGTTGGATATAGCTATTCAAGGTGATGGATTCTTCAAGGTGGTCCTTCCAGACGGAACCATTGCATACACTCGCAACGGTCAGTTTCGCCTTGATGCGGAAGGAAGGATAGTAAACCCAGACGGATATCCCCTTGACCCGGAGATTACCATCCCAGCAGATGCCATCAGCGTAAGTATAAGTGCCGATGGGACAGTTTCTGTACTCAGGCAGGGTGCCACTGCAGTGGAGGAGGTAGGAAGGATAGAACTTGCCAAGTTTATTAATCCCGCAGGACTGAGAAGGATCGGGAACAACCTGTTTATCCAAACTGATGCCTCAGGAGAACCAGTTATAGACAACCCGGGCAATCAAGGTCTAGGAACACTCCTTCAGGGATACTTGGAATCCTCCAATGTAAACATAGTGGAGGAGATGGTAAGCCTTATAATCGCCCAAAGGGCCTTTGAATTTAACACAAAAGGTATAATCGCTGCGGACGAGATGCTTGGGCAAGCCGCTAACCTAAGGAGGTAA
- a CDS encoding GGDEF domain-containing protein produces MAEGKVVEFLEESIGKATYKVVIPYKAVPTKGINCLNCHQAKEGEVLGAISLTMDITPVRNMSLIFLLALGFIFFLGMISAGIILKKFFQPYVKLMEQIKYAVQRAKNGDFTYRLATELKDEAKDLTDNMNKTFEHLDRMLREIEDKVRAMIGYSVLKTGDILSDTSKMVDELLKIYKFKRVVEKDKTKQDVYKRLIDIFKEYMSLDKFSFYEVDPKGNRIKPVWVEGMESWCNEVIYDNADECRAKRTGTPVDSREFICLCPNFIDNEACISGSLRYYCIPVYVGGKVGNIFQIVYEPEMEEFIELLIPYIKGYLDESAPVLEARIYMDLLKEHSIIDPLTGLYNRRFLEETINTITAQIKRRGTTLGILAIDVDYFKQVNDVYGHEAGDKVLVEVAKTIKSSIRESDIVVRYGGEEFLVLLMDVQPGYSVHVAEKIRKALESKVIDIGTAQLKKTISIGVSEFPVDSDKIWQCIKFADVALYRAKEEGRNRVVRFTEDMWTKAEY; encoded by the coding sequence TTGGCAGAGGGAAAAGTCGTTGAATTCTTGGAGGAAAGTATTGGAAAGGCTACCTACAAGGTAGTCATACCCTATAAGGCGGTGCCCACAAAGGGCATCAACTGTCTAAACTGCCATCAAGCAAAGGAGGGAGAGGTTCTTGGTGCTATAAGTTTAACCATGGATATAACTCCCGTAAGAAATATGTCGTTAATCTTTCTTCTTGCTTTGGGTTTTATCTTTTTCCTTGGAATGATCAGTGCGGGTATCATCCTAAAAAAATTCTTTCAACCATATGTGAAGCTTATGGAACAAATAAAATATGCAGTACAAAGGGCAAAGAACGGAGACTTCACTTATAGGCTAGCAACCGAGTTGAAGGACGAAGCTAAAGATTTGACAGACAATATGAACAAAACTTTTGAACATCTTGATAGAATGTTGAGGGAGATAGAGGATAAGGTTAGGGCTATGATAGGGTATAGTGTTCTTAAGACGGGGGATATACTGAGCGATACTTCCAAAATGGTGGATGAACTATTGAAAATATACAAATTCAAGAGGGTAGTAGAGAAAGATAAAACAAAGCAGGATGTGTATAAACGCCTTATAGACATATTCAAAGAGTATATGAGCTTGGATAAGTTTTCCTTCTACGAGGTTGACCCAAAGGGAAACCGTATCAAACCTGTATGGGTAGAGGGTATGGAAAGCTGGTGCAATGAAGTTATATATGATAACGCGGACGAATGCAGGGCAAAGAGAACAGGTACGCCCGTGGATTCAAGGGAATTTATTTGTCTTTGTCCAAACTTCATAGACAACGAAGCATGCATCTCTGGTAGCCTAAGGTATTACTGTATTCCGGTTTATGTGGGCGGTAAGGTGGGAAATATCTTTCAGATTGTGTATGAACCAGAGATGGAAGAATTCATAGAGCTCTTGATCCCTTACATTAAAGGCTACTTGGATGAATCTGCACCCGTCTTAGAAGCAAGGATCTACATGGACCTGTTAAAGGAGCACTCAATAATAGACCCCCTTACTGGTTTATACAACAGGAGGTTTTTGGAAGAGACCATAAACACTATTACTGCCCAGATAAAAAGAAGGGGCACAACCCTTGGCATACTGGCTATAGACGTAGATTACTTCAAACAGGTCAATGATGTTTATGGGCACGAGGCGGGGGATAAGGTGCTTGTGGAGGTGGCAAAGACAATAAAGTCTTCAATAAGGGAATCAGATATTGTGGTCAGATACGGAGGGGAGGAATTCTTAGTTCTGCTTATGGATGTTCAACCGGGATACAGCGTTCATGTGGCTGAAAAGATAAGAAAGGCATTGGAAAGCAAAGTTATAGACATAGGAACTGCCCAATTGAAGAAAACAATTTCCATAGGTGTCTCTGAATTTCCAGTGGACAGTGATAAGATCTGGCAGTGTATAAAGTTTGCGGACGTTGCCCTATATAGGGCAAAGGAAGAGGGAAGAAATAGGGTGGTTAGGTTCACTGAGGACATGTGGACTAAGGCGGAGTACTAA
- a CDS encoding RsmE family RNA methyltransferase: MDRFIATKKIGNTLIIEGEELQHVFAKRIKIGQELELFFEDKLYLCLLEKLNPKGAFCIVIKELELATPLPFITLYQCVPVELKTVDFIVERVSEVGAYRLVPTLSKRSFQNITAINKRMERWKRVALSAFKQCKRPKPLEIAPPTRLEELKADADLNLLLDNFGGEKSLKDLNLNGVKTVSLVVGPEGGFTRQESELLRERGFIPIKLYPYILRSETAALLGVGLIMNLSTPP; this comes from the coding sequence TTGGACAGATTTATAGCCACTAAGAAGATTGGCAATACTCTGATTATAGAGGGAGAGGAGTTACAGCACGTATTTGCAAAGAGGATAAAGATAGGTCAGGAGCTTGAACTTTTTTTTGAGGATAAGCTCTACCTTTGTCTTCTTGAAAAACTTAACCCAAAAGGTGCCTTTTGCATTGTAATAAAAGAGCTTGAACTTGCTACACCCTTACCCTTTATAACCCTTTATCAGTGCGTGCCTGTGGAGCTAAAGACTGTGGACTTCATAGTGGAAAGGGTCAGTGAAGTGGGTGCATACCGCTTGGTGCCGACCCTATCAAAAAGAAGCTTTCAGAATATCACAGCCATAAACAAAAGAATGGAAAGGTGGAAGAGGGTAGCCCTTTCTGCCTTCAAACAGTGCAAAAGACCAAAGCCACTGGAAATTGCACCTCCCACAAGGCTTGAGGAATTAAAAGCAGATGCGGACCTGAACCTTCTGTTAGATAACTTTGGGGGAGAAAAAAGTCTAAAGGACCTGAACTTGAATGGAGTAAAAACAGTATCCTTGGTGGTGGGTCCGGAGGGAGGGTTTACCAGGCAAGAATCGGAGCTCTTGCGCGAAAGAGGATTCATACCCATAAAACTCTATCCTTACATCCTGCGTTCAGAAACCGCCGCACTGTTAGGTGTGGGACTTATTATGAACCTTAGTACTCCGCCTTAG
- a CDS encoding HU family DNA-binding protein, with amino-acid sequence MTKAELVTAIAKGAGLTKKQADAALKAAVAAVSNALKKGERVAIPGFGIFTVRKRAARKGRNPRTGAVINIPARKVVVFRPAKDLREGVK; translated from the coding sequence ATGACCAAGGCAGAGCTCGTTACTGCAATAGCCAAAGGGGCGGGCTTAACCAAAAAGCAAGCAGATGCAGCCCTCAAAGCTGCAGTGGCAGCCGTTTCAAATGCCCTCAAAAAGGGAGAAAGGGTAGCCATTCCAGGTTTTGGAATCTTCACCGTGCGTAAAAGGGCTGCCAGAAAGGGTAGGAACCCAAGGACCGGCGCCGTGATCAACATTCCTGCAAGGAAAGTGGTTGTCTTTAGGCCTGCAAAGGACCTGAGGGAAGGGGTAAAGTAA
- a CDS encoding radical SAM protein codes for MVYPSYLNLTEGQWKERIERALSLLESCEVCPHRCGVNRLKGELGFCKTGKNAIVDSYFPHRGEEKPIRGYRGSGTVFFSYCNMRCVYCQNYQISQLGEGREVSPEELAEIFLELQAMGCHNLNLVTPSHVVPQILSALYLAVKKGFRLPIVYNTSSFDSLESLRLLEGIVDIYLADLKYADREIARRYSKVKNYPEVAMAAIREMHRQVGDLILDERGIAVRGLLVRHLVLPNGLAGTEKVAEFLASLSKNMAVNVMDQYYPSYMAWKYPELSRRITQREYHQALSFMEGFRLFLD; via the coding sequence ATGGTTTATCCTTCTTACCTCAATTTAACAGAAGGGCAATGGAAGGAAAGAATAGAAAGGGCTCTGTCCCTTTTGGAAAGCTGTGAGGTATGTCCCCATAGGTGTGGAGTAAATAGACTTAAGGGGGAGCTTGGCTTTTGCAAAACTGGAAAGAACGCCATAGTGGATAGCTACTTTCCTCACAGGGGAGAAGAGAAACCCATAAGGGGCTACAGAGGTTCCGGAACAGTGTTTTTCTCCTACTGCAACATGAGATGTGTTTACTGTCAGAACTATCAGATCAGCCAGTTGGGAGAAGGAAGGGAGGTAAGCCCTGAGGAGCTTGCAGAAATATTTTTGGAGCTTCAGGCGATGGGATGCCACAATTTGAACTTGGTGACTCCTTCCCATGTGGTGCCTCAGATACTTTCTGCCCTCTACCTTGCGGTCAAGAAGGGTTTTAGATTACCCATAGTCTATAACACCTCTTCCTTTGACAGCTTGGAATCTTTGAGACTATTAGAGGGCATAGTGGATATATACCTGGCGGATTTGAAGTATGCGGACAGAGAGATTGCCAGAAGGTATTCAAAGGTTAAAAACTACCCAGAGGTTGCCATGGCTGCCATAAGAGAGATGCACAGGCAGGTGGGAGACCTGATCCTTGACGAGAGAGGAATAGCTGTCAGAGGGCTTCTCGTAAGGCACCTGGTGCTTCCCAATGGTCTCGCAGGAACCGAAAAGGTAGCGGAGTTTTTAGCTTCTCTGTCTAAAAACATGGCTGTGAACGTGATGGATCAGTATTATCCCTCTTACATGGCTTGGAAGTATCCAGAACTTAGCAGGAGAATAACCCAAAGGGAATACCATCAAGCCCTTTCATTCATGGAGGGCTTTAGGCTCTTTCTGGATTGA